A window of the Brassica oleracea var. oleracea cultivar TO1000 chromosome C1, BOL, whole genome shotgun sequence genome harbors these coding sequences:
- the LOC106305560 gene encoding disease resistance protein RRS1-like isoform X2 — protein sequence MDRLRALRRQGLRDFEPSLPPRFMDRILDRMKKSLNRSGISRRRLERCSSSFAEDLSVSTSSFATRSLELPDRTSFRLLAAGGDGELDRIYKSLGVSGPDDLAISFDAWEASKMRSSSGIVNRFQPQADVLSSGVDSLDRDNTGGVGRFFKEHASEKASEKERGEMNLNPNYHDDVREDLFEICLTTIDVSNVDRLAVKANKDAGKYFLLATVVAGTDSRLRFEDEEGKTWLFGFSYLNVSQCYEFTQGWSSYVEEKQLKAGDFVSFQRDRKDSSKLFIGCRKSDESFPNPTSPGASIKTVEMREKLKGVETPFQPKLSEHSVTGSDPVLVIYCGDKQVSEEIYLISYIFNELCRCGFSPLRYDMKKGTVTENQKLLHISRVGIIIFSMNFAHSRECLDGFVAVMDHLKANDLVLIPVFFKVSVSAVRGQLGSFGRAFIRLRNSVKASEVLKWRAAMIELTSISGYAYKKGDEVILAKNIVRAVCLPLSSETNMKLRGTRLSLESILSLLNRSQPSSPQIVGLWGMAGIGKTTITREFFRTQAERYDVCYFLPDFHLMCQTKGLSYLRDDFFSKIFGAEKVFVDACDTKLRFTRDRFLGKKVLIVLDGVSSAKDAEVLVGGFGWFSGGHTIILTSRNRQVLVQCNAKVIYEIEKLSKLESLHLCCKFASKENCKGRMSLTSELVDYASGNPLALRVLGLSIQNQSMKDQKQHLRRLRQHPPVKILDAFKISFNGRDGDEKSIFLDLACFFRGEDRDRVVKILDGCGFSTDLGIYGLIDESLISLLDNKIEMPNIFQDAGRFVVCQEHEEPGNRSRLWDSSDIAGVLKNNTGTEAVEGIFLDASGLTFDLISTAFERMYRLRLLKIHCPTSVNHCKVCLPEGLHSLPDELRLLHWEKYPLGSLPRNFNPKNLVELNMPYSNLTKVWKGTKNLEKLKRIILSHSQQLTKFPRLSKARNLEHIDLEGCTSLVKVNSSILHHHKLTFLSLRNCSRLRVMPTTVHLKSLEVLNLSGCSELENLQDFSLNLKELYLAGAAIRELPSSIGDLTRLVTLDLENCESLQHLPPGISNLKAMMTLKLSGCSNLKSLPVLDALFLQDSQRSNTRITMEESVSINLHSAIQESREALEEFLPAFECLSNNGIPQESWTWVTVIPFPSPILHSLASRLYALVSLFLCNAYLVDIPEDICWLASVMRLDLGGNSFSQIPKSIKEFRKLLSLNLRHCKNLKSLPELPRSLVTLNAHGCVSLKSFPTSFEQFPRHFTFSNCFNLSPKVVRKYIGKALDSVKGMAKRILQASLEQEHINAPAFSICIPASAGHQSSFNFQAGSVVRRQLTPGMLKTLSGFALSVVVEFWDNYSNNAGFGIKCICRKTRTDLSPRLERIFHCWAPKEPITVQRDHMFVFGSVKMHHAEAVNHDFLSDSVTFEFHPVNSENQLLGDSCTVKRCGVYLITDATGNTTLSAKRPSSSMDSGGLSSMEHVAPPYKRCRLKGVIEIVILSLRKRKREMSVPTVKSFSKVKSLCRSYVRTGNCAVGPSCSFDHPTWVFTEKPKRLSASKSNQATSGKDAIDTEQEEE from the exons ATGGACAGACTCCGCGCTCTCCGCCGTCAGGGATTGCGCGATTTTGAGCCGTCACTCCCGCCGCGATTTATGGATAGAATCCTCGACCGTATGAAGAAATCTTTGAATCGGAGTGGGATAAGCCGCCGCCGGCTAGAACGGTGTTCTAGTTCCTTCGCTGAAGATCTCTCAGTCTCGACTTCTTCTTTCGCGACGCGCTCTCTTGAGTTACCTGATAGGACTAGTTTCCGTCTCCTCGCAGCAGGAGGCGATGGCGAATTGGATCGGATTTACAAGTCCCTTGGGGTTTCTGGTCCCGACGATTTGGCGATTTCTTTTGACGCGTGGGAGGCTAGCAAGATGCGTTCCTCCTCTGGTATTGTTAATAGGTTTCAGCCTCAGGCCGATGTTTTGAGTAGTGGTGTTGATTCACTGGATCGGGACAATACTGGTGGTGTGGGCAGGTTCTTCAAGGAGCATGCGAGTGAAAAAGCTAGTGAGAAGGAACGTGGCGAGATGAATCTCAATCCCAATTACCACGATGACGTAAGGGAGGATCTCTTTGAGATTTGTTTGACAACGATTGATGTGAGTAACGTAGACCGTCTAGCCGTTAAGGCCAACAAGGACGCTGGTAAATACTTTCTCTTAGCCACCGTCGTTGCAGGCACCGACAGCCGCCTTCGATTTGAGGACGAGGAAGGCAAGACATGGTTGTTTGGGTTCTCATATCTTAACGTCAGTCAATGCTACGAATTTACTCAAGGCTGGAGCAGCTACGTTGAGGAGAAGCAGCTTAAAGCTGGAGACTTTGTTTCCTTTCAAAGAGATCGTAAGGACAGCAGCAAGCTCTTCATTGGCTGCAGAAAGAGTGACGAGTCTTTTCCAAATCCAACATCACCGGGTGCATCCATCAAGACGGTAGAAATGAGAGAGAAACTCAAGGGAGTTGAAACTCCTTTCCAGCCAAAATTGTCTGAGCATAGCGTTACGGGGTCTGACCCTGTATTAGTCATTTATTGTGGTGACAAGCAGGTCTCCGAGGAGATATACCTCATCAGCTACATCTTCAACGAGTTGTGTCGCTGTGGCTTTTCCCCATTGAGATATGATATGAAAAAGGGCACTGTGACTGAAAATCAGAAACTGCTACACATATCCCGGGTTGGTATTATCATTTTCTCGATGAACTTTGCTCATTCCAGGGAGTGCCTGGATGGATTCGTGGCAGTCATGGATCATTTGAAAGCAAATGACCTTGTCCTTATTCCTGTGTTTTTTAAAGTAAGTGTTTCAGCCGTCAGGGGCCAACTTGGCTCTTTTGGAAGAGCATTCATACGACTTAGGAATTCAGTCAAGGCTTCCGAAGTTCTGAAATGGAGGGCGGCTATGATCGAATTAACTTCCATCAGTGGATATGCGTATAAGAAGGG GGATGAGGTTATTCTGGCCAAGAATATTGTCAGAGCTGTCTGTTTGCCACTCAGTTCCGAAACCAACATGAAGCTAAGAGGAACGAGGCTTTCATTAGAAAGTATATTGTCTCTGCTGAATCGTTCTCAACCCTCATCCCCACAGATTGTTGGACTTTGGGGTATGGCTGGCATAGGGAAGACTACCATCACGAGAGAATTTTTCAGAACACAAGCTGAGCGATATGACGTGTGCTACTTTCTGCCTGACTTTCATCTAATGTGTCAAACAAAAGGGTTGAGTTATTTGCGTGATGATTTCTTCTCGAAAATATTTGGGGCAGAAAAAGTTTTCGTAGACGCATGTGATACAAAACTAAGATTCACAAGGGATAGGTTCTTGGGTAAAAAGGTTCTGATTGTTCTTGATGGTGTGAGTAGTGCCAAAGATGCAGAAGTTTTGGTTGGAGGGTTTGGCTGGTTTTCTGGTGGACATACAATCATCTTAACATCTAGGAATAGGCAAGTTCTTGTACAGTGTAACGCCAAAGTGATTTACGAGATCGAGAAGCTATCCAAGCTCGAGTCTCTTCACCTTTGTTGCAAGTTTGCCAGTAAAGAAAATTGTAAAGGAAGAATGTCGTTGACATCGGAGCTTGTGGACTACGCTAGTGGCAATCCTTTGGCTCTGCGAGTCTTAGGTTTGTCTATTCAAAATCAATCTATGAAAGATCAGAAACAACATCTGAGAAGACTGCGTCAACATCCTCCAGTCAAAATTCTGGATGCATTTAAAATAAGTTTTAATGGACGAGATGGTGACGAGAAGAGCATATTTTTGGACCTGGCTTGTTTTTTCAGAGGGGAGGATAGAGATCGTGTGGTGAAAATCCTTGATGGTTGCGGTTTTTCTACAGATTTAGGAATCTATGGTCTCATTGATGAGTCTCTCATCAGCCTTTTAGATAACAAGATAGAAATGCCCAACATTTTCCAAGACGCGGGTCGATTTGTTGTTTGTCAAGAACACGAAGAGCCAGGCAACCGTAGCAGATTGTGGGATTCTAGTGATATTGCTGGTGTCCTGAAAAATAATACA GGAACAGAAGCAGTTGAGGGAATATTTCTGGATGCATCTGGCTTGACATTTGATTTGATTTCTACTGCATTTGAGAGGATGTATAGACTTAGATTGCTCAAGATCCACTGTCCAACTTCTGTAAATCATTGCAAGGTTTGTCTACCTGAAGGCCTCCATTCTTTGCCTGATGAGCTACGCCTACTCCACTGGGAAAAATATCCTCTTGGATCGTTACCTCGGAACTTCAACCCTAAAAATCTTGTAGAACTGAACATGCCATATAGCAACTTGACAAAAGTATGGAAAGGAACAAAG AATCTTGAGAAGCTAAAGAGGATCATTCTGAGTCACTCTCAACAGTTGACTAAATTCCCAAGGCTTTCAAAGGCCAGGAACCTTGAGCATATTGATCTCGAAGGATGTACGAGTCTGGTTAAGGTTAACTCATCTATTCTTCATCATCACAAGCTTACTTTCTTGAGTCTGAGAAACTGTTCTCGTTTGCGAGTTATGCCTACCACTGTTCATCTAAAATCTCTTGAGGTTCTTAATCTATCTGGCTGCTCAGAGCTCGAGAACCTTCAGGATTTCTCATTAAACCTGAAAGAATTATATCTAGCTGGGGCTGCTATTAGAGAACTGCCGTCGTCGATTGGGGATCTCACTAGACTTGTTACATTAGATCTGGAGAATTGTGAAAGTCTTCAGCACCTGCCACCGGGGATAAGTAACTTGAAAGCCATGATGACACTTAAGCTGTCTGGCTGTTCAAATCTGAAGAGCCTTCCAGTTCTTGATGCATTATTTCTCCAAGATTCACAACGTTCTAACACAAGGATAACCATGGAAGAATCTGTGTCCATAAACCTTCACTCTGCTATTCAAGAATCAAG AGAAGCTTTAGAAGAATTCTTACCGGCATTTGAATGTCTGTCGAACAACGGAATACCACAAGAAAGCTGGACATGGGTCACTGTTATTCCGTTCCCCTCACCCATTTTACACTCATTGGCGTCTAGGCTATATGCGCTAGTATCGTTGTTCCTTTGTAATGCTTACCTGGTGGATATACCTGAAGATATATGTTGGCTTGCTTCGGTGATGAGACTAGATCTTGGTGGAAACTCTTTCAGCCAGATTCCTAAAAGCATCAAGGAGTTTCGTAAACTACTTAGCCTTAATTTGCGCCATTGCAAAAACCTCAAATCGCTACCTGAGCTTCCTAGAAGTCTAGTAACCTTGAACGCCCATGGCTGCGTGTCTCTCAAATCATTTCCAACGAGTTTCGAGCAGTTCCCAAGGCACTTCACATTCAGTAATTGCTTTAATCTGTCCCCAAAAGTGGTCAGAAAATATATAGGAAAAGCTCTTGATAGCGTTAAAGGCATGGCCAAGAGGATTCTGCAG GCTTCACTAGAACAGGAACACATCAACGCTCCTGCATTCAGCATCTGTATACCTGCCTCTGCAGGCCACCAATCCTCATTTAATTTTCAAGCTGGTTCTGTTGTAAGGAGACAGCTTACTCCCGGCATGTTAAAGACTCTTTCAGGCTTTGCTTTATCAGTAGTGGTTGAATTTTGGGATAATTATAGCAACAATGCTGGTTTTGGCATCAAGTGTATATGCAGGAAGACCAGAACAGACCTCTCACCTAGATTAGAGAGAATTTTCCATTGTTGGGCTCCAAAGGAACCTATCACCGTTCAAAGGGATCATATGTTTGTTTTTGGGAGTGTGAAAATGCATCATGCAGAAGCTGTTAACCATGATTTCCTGTCTGATTCAGTGACCTTTGAATTCCATCCTGTCAATTCGGAGAACCAGCTTCTAGGTGATAGCTGCACAGTGAAGAGATGTGGAGTCTACTTAATCACCGATGCGACAGGTAATACAACTCTTAGCGCAAAACGTCCTTCTTCTTCCATGGATTCAGGGGGGCTTTCTAGCATGGAGCATGTGGCACCACCATATAAGAGATGTCGATTGAAGGGAGTTATTGAAATTGTTATTTTAAGCTTAAGAAAAAGGAAGCGAGAAATGAGCGTCCCTACAGTCAAAAGCTTTTCTAAG GTAAAAAGTCTGTGCAGATCGTATGTTCGCACTGGAAACTGTGCAGTGGGTCCTAGTTGTTCTTTTGATCATCCTACATGGGTGTTTACTGAGAAACCCAAAAGACTCTCTGCGTCTAAGTCAAACCAAGCAACCTCTGGTAAAGACGCCATTGATACAGAGCAGGAAGAGGAGTAA